The sequence TAGTTTTTTAAATGATCCGATTAAGGCGGCAGAGACTATCTTGTTTGACAATAGTGAAGCCATAAGTTTTTTCTCACAAAAGATGTTCAATTACTGGACCCAACACAAGAGCCGGCACAAAGGTGAGCGCTCCAACGATCAAGATCACTCCAAGGAGAAGAAACGAAAAAAGAACTGTGTGTGTTGGTAGTGTGCCAGCTGATGGCGGGGTGATTTTTTTTGCCCCGATATTTCCCGCAAGAGCAAGGACCGGGACGATGATGAGAAATCGAGAGAGAATCATGGTGATTGCTCCCCACCATAGATGAAGCGGAAGCCCGGACGAAAAGCCTCCAAACGCGCTTCCATTGTTATTACCCATAGAACTATACGCATAAAGAATTTGGCTAAAACCGTGTGGTCCAGGATTTGAAACTGAGCTGCTTCCTAACCCACAAAAGATCGTAAGAGCTGTTCCTGCCAGCACTAATATGCACGGGACTAAAACAATTAGAGAAACCATCTTCATCTCAAAGACCTCAATCTTTTTTCCCAAATATTCGGGAGTTCGCCCCACCATGAGCCCAGCGATAAAGACAGTGACAAGAACGAATGCAAGCATTCCGTAAAGACCAGAACCCACTCCTCCGAAAATTACTTCCCCCAACTGCATCATAACCATCGGTACCAATCCTCCGAGTGGAGTAAAGGAGTCATGCATAGCATTAACTGAACCATTTGATGCGGCAGTCGTTGCAACTGCCCAGAGACTTGATGCGGCAATTCCAAATCGAACCTCTTTCCCCTCCATATTTCCGCCGGCACTTTCGCTGGATGGCTGAATGTTGATACTCGATGGGAAATATTTTGATTGAGGATTTTGCTCAAAATACGCAGTAAATACAGTTGCAAATATGCTGACAAGGAGCATGACGCCGTAGAGTGCCCAACCCTGTCGTTTATCTTTAATCATTGCTCCAAATGCAAAACAGCACGCTGCAGGAATTAAAAGAATTGCTAGCAATTCATAGAGATTTGAAATCGGCGTTGGATTTTCTAGAGGATGTGCAGAGTTAGCATTATAGAATCCTCCTCCATTTGTTCCTAATTGCTTAATAGCGACTTGAGAAGCCACCAAACCTAACGGAATTTTTGCATCCTTTGCGGACTCATACGTTTGAATATTTAGATACGCAGTAATGGTTTGAGGAACACCTTGCTGATTTAACAGTAGTGAAAGCACTATTGATAATGGCAACAAGAAGCAGATTATTACTCGGTTAAGATCTCTCCAGAAATTTCCAATCATTCCCGATTCATGATTTTTTATTCCTCGAATTAAAGCTGCCATTACACATAAGCCAACGGCTGCGGAGACAAAATTTTGAACAGTAAGTCCAGCAGTCTGACTAAACAATGAGAGCGAAGATTCTCCACCATATGCCTGCCAATTCGTGTTCGTGACAAAACTTGCAGCTGTATTAAATGCTAACGCCCAGGTCATTCCATCGAATCCTTGCGGATTGAACGGGAGATAATGTTGATATTTGAGCAAAAGTGTTAGTGCCGTCATGCATACTGAACTAAACGCGATGACGGATATGCAATAGGACTTCCAATTCATGCTTTCGTTTTGGCATACTGATTTTTGGTTGGTAAAACACCAACAGAGCCAACTCCCTACGGGTACAGCCAACGCTGTTAAGAGCCCATAAAAGAAAACTATTTGTAGGAGCGTATTTGCTGTCATTAAAATATCTCCGGTAAAAGAAGCGCTGTGAATAGATAGACAACAAGAGCGATACTAAGAATCAATGCAAGTGTTTCCATGCCCGCACAGTAGCAGCGTCAGGCATAAAGAATCCCTAAAGAAGGATGGCCAAAGCATAAAGATTTCGTAAGGATTTATTGTGCACGAAAATGCCTAGGTATAAGTTTTCTAAATCTGTAAGACTGAGAATGCTAAGAAGTCGACCTAGGTAGTTAATGACAAATGGCTGGGGCGATGCTCGGGGGGTGCCCAACCTGTCTTGTAAAAAGATTAGAGCGTAATAACCATTGTCAATTTCTGCGCATGACAAAATATATTCCATGACAAATTGTATATGTGGAATGTTTTAGCGACACGTCTGAAGCCTTTGCCAGAGAGAAGCAAATTAAAAGATGGATCGATTAAAAAAAAGCATTGATTTGAAGTGGCATGGAAGCGTTGAAATTTTTAAGTAAGAGAAAGGCTTAGATGACTCGCCACGAGCGAGCGAAGCGAGTCGAGTGGAGGTGGGGGGAGTCGAACCCCCGTCCGCAAAGTGAAAAAAGAAGGCATCTACAATGTGTAGCCTGAGAATTGTATTTAATCAGCTGCACTCCCCCAGACAGGAAACAGACTGACGAGCCCGGATGTAGTTTCGGAACTTAAGCTCAAGACAGACCTAAATTCCTAGCCCACTTGTAATAGCCTTTCTAGGATAATGAGCCCACCCTAGTCAGGCGCATCAGCTTAAGCGGCTAATGCGATTGTTGCGTAATCGTCTTGGTTTGCGATTACAATTTTGCCGCTTGATAACCCGGCCAACGGCCCCGGGACATGCCACCTTCATCGTCCGCCAGTGCGTCGAACCCGTTTCACCCCCGTAGATTACTCGTTGCCAAAAGTTTTTTGGTTAACGAAACTTTCGTCAACGGGTAAGTATTTATTTTATCCAGTAAAATCAGTTGACTGGACGTTTAGACTGATTGCCCAGGCTACAGCTGAAGCAACAGCTATTTGGGCACTCAGTCTAAATGCTATTGTAATCATTAAAAATAATAACCGCAACTTTAGGAACAAATGCTCCTGTGCATATTAGAGATACCTACCATTTGCCTAGGCATAAGAGCGCTTTATTTACTAATTGAGAATCTTTCCCAGAAAGGATAAATACATTGCTGAGTTTAATTGCTGCTAACGCATTGGCAAGTAATATTCTCAATGTCCAAATTTAATAGAAGGATACTTGATTATGAAAAAAATCGGATTAGTTTTTATTCTCTCAATGCTCGGCGCCCAGGCTGCCGTAGCTGCAGACTGCACGATGTGCGCCTTGGGACCTAAGGTGCAGACTGGGACACTAGACGGTGCAACTGATAGCCACCAATTCGGACGCATTTTCAGAGATGGCGCTATGTCAGCTTGTGGCGGTGCTAAAGCTTGTCCAGGGGTTAATGCTGGTAATAGTGGCAGTGATCAAGTTGCAGACGTATACGCTTATACCAATTCAAGTGCATCAAGTCAGTGCATGACTATTCTTTTTGATCCAAATACTGCAACAAATGGAGGACCAGTTTGCGGCATAAATGCTCACGCAATCGCATACGCAGGAGTATATGCTCCAGATGCCGTAACAAACCCTGGCACAAATGAAACAATTTGCGGTGGTGGTGCGCGTCCATATACATATCTAGGCGATGTTGGAGCTAGCATAACTCAACCTTTTGCAGTCGATGTTCCTGCAGGAGGACAGTTCAGTATTGTCGTGCATAGTAATACAAGCGTCCCTGTAACTCCGTGTGAATATAAATTCACAATCACATCATGCTCTGGAACACAGTTAGAGCTTAGCTCTGATCCAGTTGACATGGGTAGCGTAATTGATGGCGCTGTTGGCACTCTTGATGTTCAAGTTAAATCATGCGGAACTGGTGATTTGAGTTTTACATCTGCTGCTCTTAGCGGAGTTGATTCATCGCTATTTAGCATTACTGCTGATACTGCTAGTGGGCAAGTAATCACTCCAGGAGATACTCGTTCACTTTCTTTTGCCTATGCACCTCCACTAGGCTCAAGCGGATTTAATTTCACATTCCTTGATATCGTTTCAAACGATACAGAGACTGCTAACTACCGCACAGCTGTATTTGGAGAAGTTGGAGATCGTCCTGACCTGAAGATTTCTGATCTTAAGGCGAGCAAGAGCGGTGGCAAATTAACTTGTAGCTTTAAAGTACAGAACGCTGGACTTGGTAATGCAGGTGCCTCTACTGTGAAGATCCAATCTTCTAAATCAAATGGCTCAGGCACTAAATTGATGAAAGAATCCGCTGTCGCAGCAATTGCTGCTGGCGCTAAGTCAGTGAAAATTTCATCTAAAAAGAAAACCAGCCATTCACGCTGTATCGTTACTGCTGATTCTGGCGCTGTAATTGCTGAAGCAAATGAAACTAATAATCGCTCGACGAAGAAAGTCGGCCGTTAATTAAGTTTTCTTTTGAGATTTAAATCGAACGGGGGGAGCTACGAAAGTAGCACCCCCCGTTTTTTTATGTTTAGAAAAAAGATCTGGTTCTCAAAATAACCGCTTGAACCTTTGGGGTGTCGCCTGATTAGACCTAAACGGCCTAGACGACACCCTCAGATTCTTCAGACTCATCTGGCTTGCCACGGATGATGTCGAGAGCAGCTTGAAGCTGAGCCTCGCGCTCGCGGAGGTTCCCCAGGATTTCGGGAAAGATTAAAACAGATCCCCCTTTAAGCTCAGAAAAAACAGAACTCCAGAACATCAGTAATTCAATCGCATGATTACTGCGTTGATTTTCTTTCTCTGTAAGTTCTTGCTTTCCTTGCTGCATTTTCTCTAAGAAGTAGATCACAGTATCATCAATGATCGCGAGGTCATTGGCGTACCGTTCTTTGTACTTAGCAAAAACACATGCTACCAATTCGCGTTCGCGCTCAATTGCTAAATGGAGAATGTCAGCTTTTTTGGCACGCTTAAAGCTAAACTCTGCAAGAAACAGTGTTTTACGCAAGGCCTTCAAGCACGCGTTGCGCTTTTTACTGAGCGCTGGATTATCCTTGCAAAACGGAATGATGCGAACGATTTGTTCCGCTACTCGCAAGAGCAATACGATCAGAAAGGCAAGTGCAATCAATATGCAAATCATTGCAGGATTGCTTTGCGTAGAGACCAGGGCAAATCCAAAGAATACTGCCCAAGTAATGAAGACTGCGCGGTCATATCGAGCGAATTCTCGCTCCATACCCCAGCGATGGTGAAGACGTGATCTTATTTCATTTAGGATTTCATCCATGATTTATTTCCCCCTTAAAGTGGTCACGTAACTGCTTGGTCACGTGACCACTCCTGAAATTGGGGCCGTAATGATGGAGAAAGAAAAAAAACCTAAAGCTTGAGAACCAGTTCAGAAAATACGAAAGCGACTAGCCTAGTATTTTTAGAACTGGCAATGGTAGACAAATACCCGGATTGCTTTGAGAAGCAAGCATACTAACGAATGATCATTGAAAATTCAAGACCTTGGCCAGCAAGAAAACAAGTAGCTTTATTGCGATTGTTTGCGCTGATCGAAATCATTCAGCGCATCTTCTAAGGCTTTCATCAAAGCCTTGTCATCGGGTTCGATAGAGGCCTCAGGCTTTGATTTATCAGCGGCGCTTGGCTGCCTGGTGCCCTTTTTTGAACTCGCAGGCGTTGCTTTAGCCTTTGTCTTTTGATTGAATATCTTATTGTTTTTTCCTGCCGTAGCTTGCTTTGCTGGAAATTTAGCCACTGGCTGCTTTGGATTTACTGCACTGGCACTACTTGCTTTGCTGATCAGTTCAGCAATTGCATCTGCAAATCCAGTTGTCATCAGCAGCGAATTTTTATTCTGGAACGGCACGCTTGCTCTAATTTTAATGAACTGCCCCTTAAAGACGGTAAGGTATAATTGCGAGTAAAGTTTTGGGCCACTTTGCTGGGTGATCTGAAACTTAGCGGAACGAGACTCGGGACTTTGCTTGCTTAAGCCGAGCTTGATTATTTCCTTGCCTGGAATAATTCTTGCGTTTTTCCACTGATTGGAAACATCTTTGATTGCAGTTTTAAAGTGCTTTGCAATTTGTTGGGATCTGGCACCATCTGGAGTCCCCTGAGGGGCTGGATAAATAAAAACGTCAAACCAAGCATCTTCGAGTTTGTAGGTGAGACCGACGCCAAGCGCTGGATCGGGAAATTCTTTAATTGCAGTTCTTTTGTAGCCACGTAACTGATCTAAAAACTCCAACTTGGTCGTGTTTTCCAGATAGAGGCCAGTATTTAAAGTGTCGGGACTGGGGCGCTTTGCGCAGGCAAGCACGAAAGGAATGACAAAGAGCGTTAGGAAAATCAGTTTCTTGTTATTCATCAAGAAAATATAAATCGAAAAGCCAGCCCGATCAAAGATTTTTCAAATACCGTAGCTACCCTAGCAGATTGACATTAGTAAGCTCTAGAGCTAGTTCTCTCTTAACTGAGGTAAAAGAGATGGTAGACAATAAAGTTCAAGCATTTATCGAACTAGCGGGCCAAAAGTCAGCAACTAAGTTGCAAACTGGCACTGCCGAACAGAGAAAACTCGGCGCACAACTGCTTTTGTCAGAGGTCCTGGAGTATATTATCTCAGGTCTAGGGGTGACGCCTGAATTTAACGGCACAAAAATTACCGACGCTAACGCCTTGACTTACTCAGCAACAACTGAGCCTGACCTGATTGAAATGGTTGATGGCTTAGCCGATACCGCCTACACCATGTACTGGAATTCAGTCACATTTGGTGTTCCACTTGAACAAGCTTACGATATGGTCTGCGATAATAATCTCGAGAAGTTCGTGTCACTTGATAGCTGGACCAAGGGTGTTGGTGCAGTTGAGCAAGTAGAATGGAATTTTGGCAAAGGTGTTAACTGGCCAGCCGAAGTTACGACAGTTGAAGTTATCGATTACCAAGGCGCATTCTATGCTGTCGGTAAAGACAAAAACGGCAAGGTTAGAAAACCTTCAAGCTACGCGCCGCTTAATTTAAGCGCATTTGTCGAGCAAGCAATCGCGAGATAAACGAACCTCAGCTAAGTTTTTAGGGCTTATTGCTTTTCTGAAAGCTCAAGCCAACGTGCCAGCATCTCCTCTAGGGCGGCTGATTGCGTTGTAATTTCAGCTTGAAGTTCCATTAGCTTATTTGCATCCGTTGCAAAATCTGGATGAATTAAATTGCTCTTTAATTCATCTTGTCTTTTTGTGGCACTCTCAATTTTACGTTCTAAACTTTGAAACTCCTTACGCTCATGGAAAGTCAGACCTTTAGTTGCCTTGGGCTTTTCTGGTTGAGTAGGCGCGGCCTTAGTCTTTTTGGGCGTCAGGACTTCATTAGAGGACTTATTCGTCAACTTACTACCACCAACTTCATCCCAGGCAATTTCAAATTGCATATAGTCTGCGAAACGCAGCACCTGATTATAGCCATTTGGTTGCGGTAAAAATCCCAAAACATCTGTACACACACGCGACATTAAGTAGCGGTCATGTGAAACAATTAAAATTGCACCCGGATATTCAATAAAACTTTGCTCGAGCACTTCTAAGGTTTGAATATCTAGATCATTGGTAGGTTCATCAAAAATTAATAGATCGGACTCAAGCAGCGAGATTTTTGCCAAGAGCAGTCTTGCTTGCTCACCACCAGAGAGGTCTGCGATGCGGCTACCAAGTTGTTCACTGCGAAAAAGAAAGCGCATGGCCCAGGTAATCACGTGAATTTCTCGATTCTCGACAACAACGAAATCACTTTTGGGGGAGAGAATTTCTTTGACTGTTTTACTGGGGTCTAAACCCTCACGCATTTGTCCAAAAAAATTTATTTTTAGGTTCTTTGCTGGAATGATTTTACCTTTTAAAACCGGAATCTCACCGATCATGGTTTTTAATAAACTTGTCTTGCCCGAGCCGTTAGCGCCGACAATACCTACGCGGGAGCCCGGGTAGATAATTAATGATAGGTCCTGCCATAAAATATTTGTGTCATAGCCGCCACTCGTATGTTCGAGTTTAATCAGTTCCTTAGTTTTTCTTCCAGTTGAAGCAAACCCAAGTTCAGCAGCTTTGCTATCGAGCTGCATTTTATTTAATTCATCAATCAGGCGATGCGCTTCATCGATCCGAGCTTTAGATTTAGTGGTGCGTGCTTTTACTCCAGCTCTGAGCCATTCGACTTCGCGTCGGACTTTGTTAGAGAGGGAGGATTTTTGTGACCGTAAATTACTTAAAATTTCTTCGCGTTTTTCTACAATCGCACTATAACCACCTGCGGCTGAAACAAAGCCGGCGGGGAAGCGCCGATCGATTTCAATGCTCCGCTCAGCAACTCGCTCAATAAAGTAACGGTCGTGGCTGACAAATAATACCGCCCCGGAAAAATTAATTAAAAGCTCTTCGAGCCAAAGAATCCCCGGTAAGTCGAGATGGTTTGTCGGCTCATCGAGTAAAAGTAAATCTGGAGTTGTACAAGTGCCGGCAATAATGCTGAGCCGTTTTTTCCAGCCACCAGAAAGCTGAGTTACTGGAATGTTCACATCGGTAAAACCTGCTGTATTTAGGAGTAGCTTGATTTTATATTCAGGTAAATGCTGGGCAAGCTGTGCATCCCCTGAAACATCGCTAATCACTGAAAGCGGAGTTGCTTCGGGGGCAAAGCTATCGACTTGCTTAACGTAGGAGATTTCCAGTCCGCGTTGGCGCACGATCTCACCCGAACTTAAGTCTTCTTTGCCGGAGATAATTTTTAATAGCGTTGATTTGCCACAACCGTTTTGTCCAATCACGGCCACGCGCTCACGTGCGCTAATTACAAACGACAGATTTTCGAATAAAGGTTTAGTGCCGAAGTCTTTGCCAACTTCGTTTAAACTAATGAGTGACATTTAGATTTGTTTTTCCTGATCTGATAAAGCTCTATTCGCCATTGAATACTTGTGCTTGGCGGAATAAATTAGCGCGCCGTCTAGATTTTGCTAAACGCTCAGTTGGAGATAAATTTAATATGGTGTGCAAAATAGTTGAGTAATCAAGTTCTGGACTTTCCCGTAGTATTTCAAGCGCTGCTTTACGAGCTTTCTCAACTAGTATTAAATAAGAATCGGTTTCAGTTACACTCATAAAGATGAGTGCATTATAACATTAAAGGAACCGCATCTCAAGTTGAGGAAATGCATAACTGGAAACTAAAAATATTTTATGATGGAGCTTGCCCGCTTTGTTCCAGAGAAATGCGCTTTTTAATGCGAAAGAATACTCGCGGCACACTAGTGTTTGAAGACACGACAACGGCAGATTTTGACCCGCAAAAATATGGGATCTCAACGGATGTTAACCGTGTCATTCATGCAGCTTTACCTGATGGTTCAATCGTTACAGGAGTTGAAGTTTTTCGTCGAGCTTATCGAGAAATTGGCCTCGGTTGGTTACTTGCTCCAACTGGCTGGCCAGGATTAAAATCAATTTTCGATCTATTATATTTAATTTTTGCCAAGAATCGAAAGCGTATTAGTCGGTTTTTCCCTCGCGCATGTAAGATCTAGCGCGAAAAGTTATTCAGGTGCAGGAATTAATAAACTTGTTGCCAGCTGCGCAGCAACAGTTGCTTAGGATAGTGCGATCGAGGTCTCTACTGCACGACTACAAGCTTGGATTCGACTTCAGTTACGCCATCAGTGTTACGGGCAATCGAAAGTGCTTGATCCACTTCGTCCTGCGACATTAACGCTCCACGTAGTGTTATTTTGCCCTTATATGAGTCGACATTAATATCCATGCCAGGTGTTTTGGAATTTGCTAGGAGTTTTGTTTTGATCGCAGACACTAAGTACTGATCTTTAACTGTCTCTTTGGTGCTGCGGTCATCCTGAGCTAGTATATAACCAGCTTCAGCACCTGCGCCTGCAGCCAGTAAACAGCCGCTCATTGAAACAACAAATAAAACTAAAACCAATAAAGAACAAACTTGTAGTTGACGCATATACTCCTCTTAGTGCTGTCGCTTGTGCTCTCCTGATACCAACATGTAAATCGAAGGCACCACGAAAAGTGTAAAAAAAGTTCCAATAATCATGCCCGTTACGAGTACGATTCCAATGCTATTACGTGCCCCAGCGCCTGCCCCCGAAGCAAGGATCAGGGGAAAGTGTCCAGCAACTGTAGCAACAGAGGTCATTAATACTGGGCGCAGCCTAGTCGAGCAAGCCTGAATAATTGCCTCGAGTTTTGTGACCCCTTGCTCGCGTAAGGTATTGGCAAACTCAACAATTAAAATACCATTTTTCGCAACAAGCCCAATTAAGGTTACCAAGCCAACTTGTGAATAGATATTTAAAGAAGTAAAGCCAAGAAATACGAAAATTAAAGCACCTGCTAGTGCAAGTGGCACTGAACCGAGTAAAATAATCAGCGGGTCACGAAAGCTTTCAAATTGAGACGCCAACACGAGAAAGATTAAAATCGCAGCCAGTAAGATCACTGTTGTTAGTGCATTTTGTTCCTTGCGAAGCTGGCGAGATTCTCCGGCATAGTCAATCGTGTAACCCTCAGGTAAAATTTCTTTAGCCTTCTTTTCGAGCACAGTTAAAGCCTGATCAATACTGGCATTCGGAGTAAAGGCGCCTTGAATTTTTACAGAGTTAAGCTGCTGGAAGCGATTAAGTGAACGCGGCTCAACGGTATTTTTGATCGTAGCAATCGTTCCCAGGGCAATCATTTCACCTTTAGGCCCAGTGATGTAGAGGTTTTTGATTTGCTCAGGAGTTAAGCGAGCAAGGCGCTCAACTTGAGGAATAACTTTGTAGCTTCTCCCTTGAATTCTAAAGCGATTTGTATAATTTCCTCCAAGTAATACGCCGAGATCTCTTCCTACATCCTGTAAGCGTAGTCCCATTGCTGCAACTTGGTCATGATTAATTTCGATTGAAGCCTGCGGTAGGTCAAATTTGAGATCAGCATCAGCGAACATAAACATTCCACTTTTGAAAGCTTCGCCAACCAAAGTATAGGCAATCTCTACAAGCTGGCGCGGTTCAGCTGTAGTTGTGACAACAAACTCGACAGGAAAGTCGCTTCCTCCAGGTAGTGGAGGCGGGGAAGTCATAATCACGCGCACCCCGGGAATAGTTCCCGCCTTTTGCCAGGCTTCTGGTTCAATTTCTTCAACAGTGCGACTGCGCTCACTCCAGGGTTTGAGGAGCATCCCGGAGAAGCCACCTGTTGGCATAGTGAGCTGGAAAGATGTTTGATATTCGGGAAAGCTTGTGAAAACATCTTGAACCTTGTTGGTATAGAGTAAGGTTTGATCGACCGTTGAATTTGGAGCGGCTTGCACGATCCCGAAAACCACGCCTTGATCTTCACGTGGAGCAAGCTCTTTCATCGAAAACATATATAGTGGAAAAATTAAGAGCATCATCAAGATCGCAAAAGTAATCATGCCGGGCCGGAGATTTAGTGATTTAGACAATAGCTTGATATAGCGCAGACGTAGAGCTTCGAAAGTCGCCTCAATCTTAATTTTGAAGTTAGTTGGTTTTTCACCATGCTTGATCAGCCGAGAAGACATCATTGGTGAAAGTGTTAGCGCTACGAAACCAGAGACTAGAACCGCACCGGCAAGTGTGAAAGCGAATTCTTTGAATAAGGCTCCAGTCAATCCGCCTTGAATTGCAATTGGAGTGTAAACCGTTGCTAAGGTAATTGTCATCGCAATGATTGGCCCGGCAAGCTCTCGGGCGGCTTTAATTGCCGCATCCAAGGGCGGCAAACCTTCGGCCACGTGCCGCTCAATATTTTCGAGCATCACAATCGCATCGTCGACAACAAGTCCAACCGAAAGGACGATGGCAAGAAGCGTAAGTAGATTTACGGAAAATCCACTTGCCGCCATGATCATCCCAGCTCCAACTAGCGACAAGGGAATAGCAACAACTGGTACAATTACCGTGCGTAGCGACCCCAGAAAAAGGAAAATTACTACAATCACGATTAAGATTGTTTCAGTCAGAGTTTTAATTACTTCTTTTAAGGCATTACGAATATAAGCCGTGGCGTCATATGGAATCCCCACGCTTAGGCCCTTGGGTGCGTTATTCTGAATTTGGGGTATGACGTCACGCACACGTTTGATTACATCAAGGGAGTTTGCATTAGGTAGCGCCCAGATACCCATGAAAGTTGCTTTCTTGCCACCAAAGCGCACTTCTTCGTCATAATTTTCCGCGCCAAGAATAACGTCGGCAATATCGCCCAATCTTACCATGCTGCCGGCTTCTTCACGAATGATCAAACTCTTGAATTGCTCCGGGGTTTGCACATCGGTGTTAGCAGTAAGTGGAACAACAGTCATTGAACCCTTAGTGCTGCCGATTGCCGAGAGAAAATTATTGGCACGAAGGGCCTGCTCAACTTGCGCAGGAGTTATCTTGAAGGCCTCAAGGCGGTTTGGCTTTAGCCACACGCGCATCGCAAAGGTGCGACCTCCCAGAATATCAGCTTTTTGTACTCCGGGGACTGCGGAAAGCTGTGGTTGCACAACGCGTAACAGATAATCTGAAATTTCATTTTGCTCTAAAACATCCGAAGCGAAACTTAAATACATTGAGGCAAAACGGTTGTCAGCACTCTCAACTGTGATGATCGGGGCTTCTGCTTCAGGCGGCAAATCATTGCGGACTTGTGCAACTTTAGCTTGAATTTGTGTGAGAGCGTCATTGACATCGTAATTCAGTCTAAGGTGCGCAGTGATTGTGCTTAAGCTTTGTGCACTTGAAGATTCAAGGTAATCAATGCCATCGGCACTCGCAATTGCGCGCTCTAGTGCTGTGGTCACAAATCCACGTACTAAGTCAGCATTAGCCCCGATATATGCTGTCTTAACGGTGACGACAGAGACATCGCTGCGTGGGTACTGCCGCACATTCAGTGTGAATAAGGCATAGATGCCGGCAACCAGAATAATTAGGTTGATGCAAGTTGCTAGAACCGGACGACGAATGAAAATATCGGTAAATGATCCCATTTAAATTATTCCGGGTTAGCTGTTTGCTGGAGTGGGGGTGAGGCTGTTGGCAGGTGCAACTTCGTTATTGATTGTGACTTGGGCTGCTGGTCTAAGCTTAAAGACGCCAGACGTAGCAACTTCATCTCCTGGTTTAAGGCCGGAGAGAATCGCTACTTGATCTCCGCGCTGCTTCCCTAAGCGCACGACTTGAGGATTTACACCCGTGTATTCTTCACCTTTTTCATTTTTCATTTTTGAGACGATAAAAACAGTATCACCAAAGGGGGCGTAATTGATGCTTGTCA comes from bacterium and encodes:
- the kdpA gene encoding potassium-transporting ATPase subunit KdpA yields the protein MTANTLLQIVFFYGLLTALAVPVGSWLCWCFTNQKSVCQNESMNWKSYCISVIAFSSVCMTALTLLLKYQHYLPFNPQGFDGMTWALAFNTAASFVTNTNWQAYGGESSLSLFSQTAGLTVQNFVSAAVGLCVMAALIRGIKNHESGMIGNFWRDLNRVIICFLLPLSIVLSLLLNQQGVPQTITAYLNIQTYESAKDAKIPLGLVASQVAIKQLGTNGGGFYNANSAHPLENPTPISNLYELLAILLIPAACCFAFGAMIKDKRQGWALYGVMLLVSIFATVFTAYFEQNPQSKYFPSSINIQPSSESAGGNMEGKEVRFGIAASSLWAVATTAASNGSVNAMHDSFTPLGGLVPMVMMQLGEVIFGGVGSGLYGMLAFVLVTVFIAGLMVGRTPEYLGKKIEVFEMKMVSLIVLVPCILVLAGTALTIFCGLGSSSVSNPGPHGFSQILYAYSSMGNNNGSAFGGFSSGLPLHLWWGAITMILSRFLIIVPVLALAGNIGAKKITPPSAGTLPTHTVLFSFLLLGVILIVGALTFVPALVLGPVIEHLL
- a CDS encoding potassium-transporting ATPase subunit F; the protein is METLALILSIALVVYLFTALLLPEIF
- a CDS encoding DUF393 domain-containing protein, with translation MHNWKLKIFYDGACPLCSREMRFLMRKNTRGTLVFEDTTTADFDPQKYGISTDVNRVIHAALPDGSIVTGVEVFRRAYREIGLGWLLAPTGWPGLKSIFDLLYLIFAKNRKRISRFFPRACKI
- a CDS encoding efflux RND transporter permease subunit gives rise to the protein MGSFTDIFIRRPVLATCINLIILVAGIYALFTLNVRQYPRSDVSVVTVKTAYIGANADLVRGFVTTALERAIASADGIDYLESSSAQSLSTITAHLRLNYDVNDALTQIQAKVAQVRNDLPPEAEAPIITVESADNRFASMYLSFASDVLEQNEISDYLLRVVQPQLSAVPGVQKADILGGRTFAMRVWLKPNRLEAFKITPAQVEQALRANNFLSAIGSTKGSMTVVPLTANTDVQTPEQFKSLIIREEAGSMVRLGDIADVILGAENYDEEVRFGGKKATFMGIWALPNANSLDVIKRVRDVIPQIQNNAPKGLSVGIPYDATAYIRNALKEVIKTLTETILIVIVVIFLFLGSLRTVIVPVVAIPLSLVGAGMIMAASGFSVNLLTLLAIVLSVGLVVDDAIVMLENIERHVAEGLPPLDAAIKAARELAGPIIAMTITLATVYTPIAIQGGLTGALFKEFAFTLAGAVLVSGFVALTLSPMMSSRLIKHGEKPTNFKIKIEATFEALRLRYIKLLSKSLNLRPGMITFAILMMLLIFPLYMFSMKELAPREDQGVVFGIVQAAPNSTVDQTLLYTNKVQDVFTSFPEYQTSFQLTMPTGGFSGMLLKPWSERSRTVEEIEPEAWQKAGTIPGVRVIMTSPPPLPGGSDFPVEFVVTTTAEPRQLVEIAYTLVGEAFKSGMFMFADADLKFDLPQASIEINHDQVAAMGLRLQDVGRDLGVLLGGNYTNRFRIQGRSYKVIPQVERLARLTPEQIKNLYITGPKGEMIALGTIATIKNTVEPRSLNRFQQLNSVKIQGAFTPNASIDQALTVLEKKAKEILPEGYTIDYAGESRQLRKEQNALTTVILLAAILIFLVLASQFESFRDPLIILLGSVPLALAGALIFVFLGFTSLNIYSQVGLVTLIGLVAKNGILIVEFANTLREQGVTKLEAIIQACSTRLRPVLMTSVATVAGHFPLILASGAGAGARNSIGIVLVTGMIIGTFFTLFVVPSIYMLVSGEHKRQH
- a CDS encoding ABC-F family ATP-binding cassette domain-containing protein, encoding MSLISLNEVGKDFGTKPLFENLSFVISARERVAVIGQNGCGKSTLLKIISGKEDLSSGEIVRQRGLEISYVKQVDSFAPEATPLSVISDVSGDAQLAQHLPEYKIKLLLNTAGFTDVNIPVTQLSGGWKKRLSIIAGTCTTPDLLLLDEPTNHLDLPGILWLEELLINFSGAVLFVSHDRYFIERVAERSIEIDRRFPAGFVSAAGGYSAIVEKREEILSNLRSQKSSLSNKVRREVEWLRAGVKARTTKSKARIDEAHRLIDELNKMQLDSKAAELGFASTGRKTKELIKLEHTSGGYDTNILWQDLSLIIYPGSRVGIVGANGSGKTSLLKTMIGEIPVLKGKIIPAKNLKINFFGQMREGLDPSKTVKEILSPKSDFVVVENREIHVITWAMRFLFRSEQLGSRIADLSGGEQARLLLAKISLLESDLLIFDEPTNDLDIQTLEVLEQSFIEYPGAILIVSHDRYLMSRVCTDVLGFLPQPNGYNQVLRFADYMQFEIAWDEVGGSKLTNKSSNEVLTPKKTKAAPTQPEKPKATKGLTFHERKEFQSLERKIESATKRQDELKSNLIHPDFATDANKLMELQAEITTQSAALEEMLARWLELSEKQ
- a CDS encoding BON domain-containing protein, giving the protein MRQLQVCSLLVLVLFVVSMSGCLLAAGAGAEAGYILAQDDRSTKETVKDQYLVSAIKTKLLANSKTPGMDINVDSYKGKITLRGALMSQDEVDQALSIARNTDGVTEVESKLVVVQ